tatcaccctcgtcacgcccaaatttggtacctaattaattattcagtgtcttaatgtcgaaaattaaaaatttgacaagagtttaaaatatgatCCCTCTTAGTGTTAATGCTTTTTTAAGGTATTTGGATAAATTAAAACGTATGTCAAGGACCGTTTCATCTCAAGGTAAAATGTTATATCaagtacgttaggacacaacacctcgaCCTTCGAGTATGAGCTTgccttctatttcatttaaaacttatgtatttaaattttaaaaaggacATTCGGATATTTAGATCAAACGGAAAATTGAAgtccagtacgttagggcacgactactcgaatttctaaatacggaatattgcctttgttttatttaaaactcatttattttaatttaaaaggatAATCGGTTACTTAGATCAaacgaaaaaccgaaacccagtacgttaggacatgatttctcgaatttccaagtaCCGAATTTTGCCTTTActtaaaaaatccaaaaaaaaaatgacaataaataaaataatatagagataaaaaatagaataacaaagaaaattagaatgaaaatttaatttaaatcgaGAGTGGGCAAATAAACACATGTACAACAAAATATTGAATGAAATAGTTTAAAAATAAgacggaaaataaaaataatagtaataataataaaaatataatggtaataatatttaaaaagtaaatatataatgatgataatagtgttaaaataataataataatgaacaaATGACATATTAATGGCAatagaaaatgatgataataataatggaagtaatgaaaataataataatcgaaacaatagtaataaaagtaataataaaatagaaaataataatgatacattaataataataatatacgtgctaataataataataacaatataaaaaggaaataatactatattaataaaaataataatagtaggttaataataatagtaataaaagataaaataataaaaacactaTTACgtactactaataataataaaaagaaaacagTAATAGtatatagaataataataataataataataataataacaactctCCTCCTTCAAAATCCGGCTATCGGTCAGGTCTTGCTCCGGTCACCGAACCTCCACGCGTCGCCGTCAGCGTCACCGTACATGGCGGCCGAACCTAAAAAAAAAAccctcttttgctttgatttttgattAATCTCGTGTATTTTTTGTATTGAAAGTTTCTATTTgaatctttctctttttttctaaaaaaaaaaaaactcttttaGAATAATTTTGAATGTCTTTTATAGTCAAATTTTACAACTAATTGTCTCTTTCTTTTTGCAGGCAAGTGGGGTGATGAAGTTAGTGTGGTGGTTTAGTGGGGGTGATTTTGTAGGGTGTAGTGGTTGATTTAGTGGGGTATTAATTGAACTGTTAATTTATTTGGTGCTTTGGGCTCTACTTGTTGGGCTCGGGTAAAATTTGAGCTATACACACAAGTCTCTTAAATTCATGCCTTTCCCATTTTTTATAATTGGTCAACCATTTATCAGTAAATTAGTAATGCTTAAAACCTCTCCTAAACCCATAAATAGTTTAAGTTTGAAATACAAAACATTTTTCCTTTATACCATCTGTCTGCCACTGTTGTTATAAGTGATGGGATGTGTTTTGAAGGGCTTGTGAGCTTCAATAGGTTCTCGAAGCCTGTTTTCTTTAATCTCTGTTCTGCAGTCGGGTGGAAGCTAAATTTTCTTGGTAACAGATTTTCGGCAGTGTTGACAACatcaaaaatataattataaaacaatcaaAGTACAGGTAATCATCAAGTTATCATCAAGATTAAACAAAAATATGTCAAAAGTGAAATAGTTATGAAAGTATTCAGAATTCTGTCTGAAAATCATGTTATGTTGAACAAATTATGTAGTTTGCATAACATAGTAAGGATATGGGAAATAATTGTAGGCTTTCTTGTTGAAGATAACATTGAGGAAGTCATTTTGCAGACGAACTGGAAAAAAACAAGGTGTCAATTTAATTTGTTgaacatttattattattattatacatcgTCTTTGGTGGTGATCAGACCTTGAAATCTTTCTCTGCAAAGCTTTTTTTAAGGCATTGAATATCTGCAATTACATGTTTCAACTCCCTTCAAAATATTCCCTCCTTTTATCGGAAGCCAAACAATAATAAACATGTGATCGACTCAAACGCGCAgcccttcaaaaaaaaaaaaaactcaattttaCATCGTCAACATTGGCAGTTGAAGGGGCCGGGAGCTCAACATTGTTTGATTCCAATCAGTAAATTTCAATGGCTATGCAGAGAACATTACTATAGAAACAAATTGATGATCAAGGCTCGAGTGAATGAATAAGCGTATATTGTTTGTATGCATATATAAAGAAGAAGACAGAAAACCCTAGAGTTTGTGATCACAGACTAAATTGGAAGGGCATTGTAAATTAAAGGGTATTTAAAAAGATTGTAAAGTTAGAAGGTtgaaaaagataataaaaatattcaGCTTGTAGGGAAGCTATTAAAACCCAAAATCGGAATCAATTAACAACGCTAAGAACACCCAAAGGAATGAAAAAATAATTGAGAATTGAGATCAAGTAGCATGATTAGATGAACCAATTGCCACAGTTTATTTTCTCTTTATCCAATGCCCTGTACTTAGAATGGTATCCGGTGTTTGtagtaattataaatttttgagttGATAATTAAGAAATCCTTTTGCCTAAACCTTTTTAGTTGACTATATGTTTTGTGTTTGTGTTGGTGTTGGTAGTATAAAATTTACCTTTATTTCGACTTGAATGTCTATTCCTTCTGCTAAGTTTGATTTAGCAATCTAATAAGTTGTCCACTTCAcgttaaagaaaaatgaaatttaaacagTGTTTTGACTTGGATTTCAACAGGGGTTGTAGCTCAAATGGTAGAGCGCTCGCTTTGCATGCGAGAGGTACAGGGTTCGATCCCCTGCAACTCCaaaaaattgttatttttttGAATTATCAGTCAAGCAACCCCCTAATTTTGTGTATATAAATGGACAACCACTCTTTTCTTATTTTCTATCtaaaaatttttctcctttctattTCTCCCAACATCTTTTTCTGTTTCTCCAAACATATTTGTAACAAATTCTCTACGAATACATCATTTTTTTTAAGTTGATAAATGTGAAATTTAGAGATTAGTTGAATGTTTATTGTTATATttggtatatatttttataattattactaTATAATAGTTTTCAACTTACGTACTTCTAGACAATTAAATTCTTAATAAATGattgataatatataaataaattaaataattttaatgattaacGATTATAAATGAGTAGTATATGATACCATTTTGGAAATAAATAACAATACAGAGGTAAACAACTTCATAATATagcaataaataatttataatgcataagtaaaaattattataaataaaaagtaaatggTTGATAGCAGAAGATAATAACAAATTTTATAATTATGATTGTAACAGAAATATATACCTCACtagtttacttttattttataaatatcacCTTTATAATACCTAAAtcgaaaatatatatttatatattaaaaaataatacttaattaaaaatacatcaaattaattaataaattttattataaaataatattcataatttaataacTGACTGTTCACTAATATTaagatttcaaattttgaatatattattatttcataatATCACATAGTGGCactaaaactatatatatatatatatataagagggAGGAGAGAACTTCCTTTGATGTATTTGTAATTATCACATTTTGTGGGCATTGCAAAGCAATGATGGTTAAATACAATGAGttcaaatatcaaataatataGAAATAGACAAACTCAAACCTGTTAAGATAAGTTAAAAAGAAGAATGAAAGAATGAATTGCAAGAAATAGACAAATGCCTTGcaagaaaagaaaaggtaaaaGGATACAGTAAAAAAATTGGACCTACTTCAGCAAACCATTTCTGATATACACTAACAGCCCTCCCCTCCCACCATGCTCATTCTTCAGCGTTTCTTGCATCGCCAATGCTGCCGACACTTCATCCTCTGCCCAAAGTAACATCATCATCAGTTCTACCGACTAATTTAAGGGTCACCAATATGTGTGATATTACTTTTATAATCTATGTACGCGTGATTTCCTAGGTGTTTTGTTGGATTAGTTTGAGAATTACCCGTTCAAAAACAAATTTGACAGCCCTGGTCCTGAGACCTTTTGGTGCTACATCAATCATTTTTTCACAAACGGTTTCTGACAAACAAGTAGCCGCTGATCGTTACCATTCTGAACATCAATCACCCTTGCATCCCATCGTACTTGTGTAGCATGTGCACGTGCTAGTTCTATAGCTCCTAGTTTATCAGAGAGCACAACCCAGCCCTGCGAGCAAACACAACCTCATAACTTCCGATACACAGTTGATCAAGTAATAACTATTTCACAAACTATTCATTAATATAGCATATTTTACAGCATATCAGATGATATGGCATTATAGGGCATTGATTAGAATTATTGTTGTTTTTTTGGGAGGAGAGCACGTTGGGGAGGATGAGGATGTTGAGTATAAAATGATAGTTTTTCCTTCAATCTAACAAACAATTAAGAGGTCTTAGGGGACAATTCCTGCACAAGAAAAGAATAAGAGAAAAAGGGACTGCATTGAATATGAAGTCAACATCCAGAAAAACTAAATACCTCAGGGCGTAGAATTCGATCCATCTCTACAAATAACTCCACCAAACTACACCTCTCTGAAGTAAGATGTGAGAGGAGCCCATTCGCATGAAGCAAGTCGTATGTTCGAGGATATGTTGGGAAGGGTTCACACCTGAACAGATCAGATATATTAGATATTGTTAATATGGTTGATAGAATGATCAGCAGCTGCATGTTATTATGAAAAAAAACAGAGAAAAAGGAACTTCCGAATGTTCAACAGGAGCTCAAGAGAGAAAATTCCATATGCAGATTCAAAATGTAAATTTCATTAGCAGTCAAATATAGTTCAAACTTCAGCCAACTGAAGATTCTCGTATATAGAAAAATGAAACAGTAATATTCAATTTAAGAATGAATCTAACTAAAGCAAAATATATTAACAGAACCATTATTATTACAAACTTAAATATTAACTTAATCTTGAAACAAAATGAGAAAGTGCACTTCTAAAAACCTGGGAAGATATACACACATAGAACAAAGAAGTTAAAATTTGCACTCCAACGCCAGCTTTTAACTACCAACTTAAACAAATTACTTTCGTGAAGTTTTAAGAAACTAACCAGTCATGATAAACACCAGGAAAGCCTCGGTCAAGAATGAGAGGAAGTGTATTGCGAGCCCTAACAGGTACAACATTCATCACCCACACTGATTTCATTTCCTCCAGGAATGCAGCATTCAAACCCCCATAATGTGCATTCATGTCCATCACATTGCGTACCATATTAAATGGAGGCAATGGGTCTTCATCGCCTGGCCTCTTGGGATGGTCGGAGAAAATTAATGGTGTAAGCAAAGACCAATAgttttttaaagctaatttccAAACTTGCAAGTCTTCAAAGAAATCTTCTGGACTGACACCTGCAGCCATTAACTTAAATCAACATACTACATGAGCTGTGGATTGCATAAAACAACCCGAGTGCAGAATGAAAACATGGGTGCAGGAAGAGAAAAATAATTTGGGGTGGAACAATACTTTCCATGAACTTCAAGCTCCATAGAGCTCAAATCTGGGCTAGAAGACTTGTTCTGAATAGGAATCCAGCGTTTGCTGGAAGCTCCAATAATACATGGCATCAAGGTTTGATAATAGGGAGCATCATATCCTTCTTTGCATAGGGGTACCTCATTTTTCTGGCTATATTCAAGAAACATAAAGTTAGCAAAACAGCAAAACATCAGCACAGGTCAGATTGTTAAGGGGAACAAATACAACAAAATCAAAGTAAAAGGGTAGAGCAACCAAAAAATGGTTTTAATGAGTTGTTTATAACGAAATTGAAGAAAGATTCACTTTGAAAAGAGTGAACATTTTCTGCATATACTCACAGAGAAGAATAGCAATGAGCATCAGCAGTTTTCTGCCAGATAAATGTCTCATCTTGTTGTGCAATAAGACTCCAACAAATCTTTTCAGTGAATTGTGCCAGTGGAGTTAACATGCTTCTTTTCTTCAAACTTGTAGCATGCCCAGGTGGCTTACTTATAGGTGAGGTTATAACAAAAAAACCTCCAGGCTTGAGTAACCGATCAAATTCTACAAGAAACATCCCCTCTGTTTTATAAAATCATAGTTAGAAAGTAAAGCATATGTAATTTTTACAATAGGAAGCACTACTATTAAGCTCTGAAAGTACCTTTCTTGTCCCAAACAATACCGCACTGAGCACAATGAACCATGTCAAATGACAATGATGGATATGGTAGTTGTCTCGATATGAAATCGCCAATCATTGCTGGAAGACCTCTCTCAAGAGCTATTTGAACTTGGCTTCCAGTTGCCTCATATGCAGCAACACAAAGAGCCATCAACTTTAGTGAAACTAAATGAGCTCCAAAACTTCCAAATCCACAACCAATATCAAGAACGGTGCGTACCTGTAACCAAAGTAGGAGCATTAAATACCATGTGGTGCAGATAGTTTTACTTCCCCTTGAAGACCATACACATAAGGTATCTTTCTCATATTTGTTAAATAACAATATAAAACATTAGAAAATATTTGATTCCAAAATACCAAACTCTCAAAACTCATGGTACTCCAAAAGGGTAAAATAGTATCATGAAATGAAATAAAGACTTACACCAGCTTGAAAAAATTCAGAGCCACTTCCCAGTCCCATCATCTCTGCAATCTGGCGAGAATAatctttgacaccatcaaagattAAGCCGTCCTGAGAGTGAAAAGCAATTTGATTCTCTTCGAGCAACATCATTCTAGATAATTTGGTAAAAGATTATGAATGTAAATTAGAAAGCTGTTACTAATGGCATAAAGAAAAAAGAATGAAGGATGATGTATAAGCTGGTATAAAAAAAACAGATACTAGCAAATTATAAAAGGTAAAGTTTGTAACAGAGGGAGATATGCATGATACTTTATGTACATTTAGAAAGCATCCAAATGCATTTACTAAATACCTTTTTGTTATGCTTCCAGAAGAAAGGAATTGGTCTTTGGTTAtcttcacatttccagtccataTTACATCCCTACCAGCTGGCCAACGGAGTGGAATCTTATAATCCTTCGGAGGGCGAACTAAACAAAACTTTCCTTGGCTTGATACTTCACAATGCCGATCAAACTCCTCTCCATCTTTAAACCCTAATAATACATTTGCAGTTACATTGTAACAAGGAACATAATTTTCTCTTTCTTTGCCGCATAAGCCAAGCTCCCCTTGGCGACCAGCTCCAGACGAGACAGTTCTCAGCTGAAAATAGTCAACTGCGGCTTGCTCCTTTAACCTTCTATAGTTTGAATAAATCTCTGGGACTGGAGTGACAGTTACATAGTCAAATGACTTAGGAAACGATGATCCAAAGACTGCAATCAGCACAAGCACGCTAGTGAAGCACAATACCAACCAACTGACCGGCAGTCTACGGCCGCAAGTAAGAGAAAGCTTATTGAGCAAAGGGCTTCTCATGTCCAAAGCTTTAAATAATTGAGGTTTTGGAAAACCACTAAATAACCAGTTCCTTTAGATTAAATCTACAAGAACCACGAAAACCGTAACCTATTATCACATATAAGCTTCTATATAAGTAATCATGTACGGGGACAAGTCCAATAAGCATTGAAACCACCTCCTCTACACTCCTGCCCGCACGGATCTTTCTCCAGTCATCATAAGTAACAGATAAAACGATAGTGGAAAATACCCAAGTTCACTCTAAATCCACCGTAATCAGTACTAAGAAGAACTACGAAAACGAAGCTGAATTTCAATTCTTTATTAAGGATCAATAGTTCATTCCAAAATCGAACTGCCGAGAAGAGAATTACACAATTCTTGGTGCAAAACGAAACCAAACTTTACTGAAGTATACACTTTTAACATAATCCAAACAGAGCCGATCTCAGCTCAATTTTGAGTAATGTCAATTCCTCAGTTTCCAACAAGCGAGCAGCTAATCGCATCAAGCTGCAAATGATCCACCAAAACCAATACTCAAAAGAAGGAAAATTTGATTCTTTTAACGGTCTGTTAGGTAGATGAAATGATATTAAATCTAGCAACAGTATTCTAAAGCTTACAACGGACAATTTAGTATGTATAAAACTCAGAATTCCTATAAAACGTAAATAGTTCCATTTTGGGGAATCCGGTAAAAGTAAGTCAGATCTCGAAAAGGAAACAATAACAGATTGAGATAATTGAAAAAgcaggaaaaaagaaaagagaaaggagtaaattgaaaactgaaaataaaaattaaaagaaaaaacaagAACCCAATTAGAGTTTACGTGGGAGCGTACCGCTGGAGAATTAAAATTCGAAATTGACAATTGTAGAGAGCTACGGAGCGAAAGAAAGGAATGGTTAATAAGATAGATAATCAGATCCAAAGCTTAAAGgctcccatttttatttaaaaaaacgacAAATAATGAGCAGAAATCATAATGACAAACTTTAATTGcgtttttggatttttttttttttacttaataaCTAGAAGTAATCCCCACTTCGTTTAGggattttactttttaaatattttaattaattcaaccaatattttaaagaaataaaatgaagagTAATTTGAGAAAAatcaaattattaataaataatattcctTAATCTTTAtaaaaagttaattttatttaaatgtaaACAATTATAAAAAGACTCGTATAAAAGAGAATTAGCAATCCTCAAATAGTTTTTAGTTTTAACCTCCATAAAgtaattttatttgttatttttatttatttaaaattttggttaacaaaataaaataaaaaacaaaaaaacacaaGTGAGGGAGGAAATAGGAAACTAGACTATATGTGGCCCGGCCCGAAGGTCTACTTAAAAAGGTGTATTGTTTGGATAAaagtataaatttaaaaaataaatttacttaAAAAATAAAGTTTGTTTTTTAAGTGGGTCAAGTCTTAAGTAATTTTTTTATTCTGGCCCAACCCAATTTAAatttgcaaaagaaaaaaaaaagaggctgTTTTTAACTGTTTTGTcactattttttattgttttgttatcattttactattatattactattattttgatgttattatttGGACTTTTGATATTGTATAGCtattgtattattattaattttactactattttagagATATTTACTTGCTAAGTTAcacttattttaatattatttaagtatctttatttttttaaatttatatgaaaaattaTTCTAAGAGTGAAATTAGAAATTTTTCTAAATCCTTAAATTAAGTTGTATAGTTTTACGAGAGTTAAAAtgttatttcatcattttaataatttaaatgattaaatcaaaattttatattttttaatttcgtGTAATTTTATCacctattaaaaattttataaattttaaagggatAAAATATATTGACCTTGACAGCCCTCTGCCGCCGCTGATCTCCGTATTGTTCAACTAGATAATGAATAGTAGCTTTGCAAATATTAAACTGCATTCCGCCGATTCTTATTTTTCTTGGAAGTGTTTATCAATTTTGAAACATTTTAAAATACAGGTGTAGGAATATgacaaaatatttaaaagaaagtTGAACATACAAGTGCCAAAACACACACCAGCCAGTAGGCAGCACTCGCATTCTAGTCTAAATACAATGAACTGCAGTGCATGATACATATGAATTTGCCAAAAATCTAGAAATCTGTAATTGATCAGATATATAGTATATGTTCACATGTAGAGGCAATATAAATTGCATGTTGTATGTATGCAGAAATTGAACCGTTTGTGACACTCCACCATTGGGATCTTCCTCGGGCATTGGAGGACAAATGCAATCGATGGCTATATCCTAAAATTATGTAAATAGGACCCTCATCATTATAAAAGTAGtactattattactattgttatatatcttcttttcttttaagGGGTAATGAACCATGGCTTTCCTCATTTGAAGCAAGGACTCTGCAAATTATGCTGAGAAATGCTTCAAGATGTTTGGTGACAGGGTGAAATACTGGACTACGCTCAATGAACCAGACACATTTACAGTGCAAGGTTATGATGTCGGTTTAGAAGGACCAGGACGCTGTTCCATCCTTTTTCATCTCTTCTGCAAAGTTGGGAACTCTACAACTGAGCCTTACATAGTTGCCCATAACGTTCTTCTTTCTCATGCAACTACTGCAGACATTTACAGGAAAAAGTACAAGGTAAAATGGAATGTCGGATTCAGGTATACATCTGATACAGACTAGTATTTCAAGCAAAATGAGAGAGTTGGTTGgtttacatttaaaattttataattcaattattttCCAAGGTTTCATTCTTGGAAGATCATACGCCTACACTATTATGTGGATGTGAATCGAAcacagaaaattaaaataaaaaatggagAGTCAAGAGAAGATGGAAAAAAGGTTTATATAGGATGATGATGTTTATGTATTGTTGTCCcttaaaagtttatatatataggATGATGATGTTAATGTATTGTTATCCCTTCAAAGTTAAGTTATGACCACTTCTAGTCTTGGAATTGCCTTTAAGTAGAAGATCTGAATTTTACTTCTTTTTTTAATTGTTATTACAGATATGGATGATTCAAATAACCCATTTATCCCTGCTTTGAAGGATGAAAAAAGAATCAAATTCCACAATGATTACTTAACTAACCTGCTAGCTGCTATCAGGTATGTAACCATACAAATATACAATGCCTTACATTCATATTCAAATGTTACGTATTTTATACGATATGTTATGTACTTTTGAAGAGGAATGGCGATTAAGCTTTCAAGAATTGTAGAGGGGCATGGCCGCATGGGAGCTGGTATTCCGAGTGCGCTCTGATATTTAAGTTTCGAATAGCGATTCAAAAAAAGAAATATCCAGAAATTTGACCTACAATTTTATACAGAAAATTCTTATTCTTTGCAATAATTGGGATCTATTCCTTCGAATATGTAACAATGCATTGTAttcatattcaaattaatattatatcaatGGACTTACAAGGTAGACAATGTGACAGAAGGTTCAATTTCGGATACAAGTATAACATCATGATATT
This window of the Gossypium arboreum isolate Shixiya-1 chromosome 12, ASM2569848v2, whole genome shotgun sequence genome carries:
- the LOC108476826 gene encoding probable methyltransferase PMT5 isoform X2 encodes the protein MRSPLLNKLSLTCGRRLPVSWLVLCFTSVLVLIAVFGSSFPKSFDYVTVTPVPEIYSNYRRLKEQAAVDYFQLRTVSSGAGRQGELGLCGKERENYVPCYNVTANVLLGFKDGEEFDRHCEVSSQGKFCLVRPPKDYKIPLRWPAGRDVIWTGNVKITKDQFLSSGSITKRMMLLEENQIAFHSQDGLIFDGVKDYSRQIAEMMGLGSGSEFFQAGVRTVLDIGCGFGSFGAHLVSLKLMALCVAAYEATGSQVQIALERGLPAMIGDFISRQLPYPSLSFDMVHCAQCGIVWDKKEGMFLVEFDRLLKPGGFFVITSPISKPPGHATSLKKRSMLTPLAQFTEKICWSLIAQQDETFIWQKTADAHCYSSLQKNEVPLCKEGYDAPYYQTLMPCIIGASSKRWIPIQNKSSSPDLSSMELEVHGKYCVSPEDFFEDLQVWKLALKNYWSLLTPLIFSDHPKRPGDEDPLPPFNMVRNVMDMNAHYGGLNAAFLEEMKSVWVMNVVPVRARNTLPLILDRGFPGVYHDWCEPFPTYPRTYDLLHANGLLSHLTSERCSLVELFVEMDRILRPEGWVVLSDKLGAIELARAHATQVRWDARVIDVQNGNDQRLLVCQKPFVKK
- the LOC108476826 gene encoding probable methyltransferase PMT5 isoform X1 codes for the protein MRSPLLNKLSLTCGRRLPVSWLVLCFTSVLVLIAVFGSSFPKSFDYVTVTPVPEIYSNYRRLKEQAAVDYFQLRTVSSGAGRQGELGLCGKERENYVPCYNVTANVLLGFKDGEEFDRHCEVSSQGKFCLVRPPKDYKIPLRWPAGRDVIWTGNVKITKDQFLSSGSITKRMMLLEENQIAFHSQDGLIFDGVKDYSRQIAEMMGLGSGSEFFQAGVRTVLDIGCGFGSFGAHLVSLKLMALCVAAYEATGSQVQIALERGLPAMIGDFISRQLPYPSLSFDMVHCAQCGIVWDKKEGMFLVEFDRLLKPGGFFVITSPISKPPGHATSLKKRSMLTPLAQFTEKICWSLIAQQDETFIWQKTADAHCYSSLQKNEVPLCKEGYDAPYYQTLMPCIIGASSKRWIPIQNKSSSPDLSSMELEVHGKCQSRRFL
- the LOC108477830 gene encoding beta-glucosidase 6-like, which translates into the protein MFGDRVKYWTTLNEPDTFTVQGYDVGLEGPGRCSILFHLFCKVGNSTTEPYIVAHNVLLSHATTADIYRKKYKDDDVNVLLSLQNMDDSNNPFIPALKDEKRIKFHNDYLTNLLAAIRGMAIKLSRIVEGHGRMGAGFVLPVFVCYDEEDEDVEVSLLRLPLLV